The sequence GCACCCGTGCCGGTGACTCCGTCACGGACGGTCTCGTCGAGGCGAACCGGCGCTACGCCGAGGCCTTCACCGACCCCGGGATGGACGCCCGGCCCGTCCAAAAAGTCGCCGTCGTGGCCTGTATGGACGCCCGGCTCGACCTGCACAAGGCGCTCGGCCTCGAACTCGGCGACTGCCACACCATCCGCAATGCCGGCGGGGTGGTCACCGACGACATCATCCGGTCCCTGACCATCAGCCAGCGTGCCCTGGGCACCCGCTCGGTCGTCCTCATCCACCACACCGGTTGCGGTCTGCTCAGCCTGACCGAGGACTTCCGCCACGACCTGGCGGCCGAGGTCGGACAGCGTCCCACCTGGGCGGTCGAGGCGTTCAAGGACCTCGACGAGGACGTACGGCAGTCCATGGAGCGGGTGCGCACCTCGCCCTTCCTCCCGCACACCGACGATGTCCGCGGCTTTGTCTTCGACGTGACCACGGGACTGCTGCGGGAGATCGATCCGCAGCGCTGACGCACCCCGGCCCCGGCCTCTCTGACGTGCGAACGGGAACGAAAAGTCGCATTCGTCGCGAAGGCCGGGGCCTATCCTTGTGAGTTATCCACAGGTCATGACGCGAAGCCGCGCGGGCGGCAAGAATGCGGGGGTGACGTCGTCCCGGCGGTGGCCGGGTGCGACGCCACGTTCGGGGTGGGCCGGTCCGCAAGGGGGCATCGGCCCGTAGTACGGGGCCGAGGAGGGCCGAGTGACGGCGTATGACGAACGAGCGACCCTTGGGGGTCCCCCCGCGCATGGGCGTCCCCCCGCCCGAGCGGAGCCGGGAGTGGGGGCACAGCCGACCGCAGGGGGAGATCTGATCACCACCGCGGAGCGTGTCCACCGGTCGGTGGAGGGCGTGATCGAGGGCAAGCCGGAGGTCGTACGGCTCGCGCTGACGGTGCTGCTGGCCGAGGGGCATCTGCTGATCGAGGATGTGCCCGGCGTCGGCAAGACCATGCTCGCCAAGGCACTCGCCCGCTCCATCGACTGCTCGGTGCGGCGCATCCAGTTCACGCCCGACCTGCTGCCCTCCGACATCACGGGCGTCAGCATCTTCGACCAGCAGCAGCGGGACTTCGAGTTCAAGCCCGGTGCGATCTTCTCCCAGATCGTGATCGGCGACGAGATCAACCGCGCCTCGCCCAAGACCCAGTCGGCGCTCCTGGAGTCCATGGAGGAGCGCCAGGTGACCATGGACGGGCAGACCTACGAGCTGCCCACCCCGTTCATGGTGGTCGCCACCCAGAACCCGGTCGAGATGGAGGGCACCTACCCCCTCCCCGAGGCACAGCGGGACCGCTTCATGGCGCGGGTGTCCATCGGCTACCCCAGCCCGTCGGCCGAGCTGCAGATGCTGGACGTGCACGGCGGTGCCTCACCGCTCGACGACCTCCAGCCGGTGGCACACGCCCACGAGATCGTGAAGCTGATCGAGGCGGTGCGTACGGTCCATGTCGCCGAAACGGTGCGCAGATACACCGTGGACCTGGTGGCGGCCACCCGCAGCCATCCCGAGCTGCGGCTCGGCGCCTCACCGCGGGCGACCCTCCACCTGATGCGCGCCGCCAAGGCCTCGGCCGCGCTCATGGGGCGGGAGTACGCCCTCCCGGACGACGTCCAGTCGCTGGCGGTGGCGGTGCTCGCGCACCGGCTGCTGCCCACCGCCCAGGCCCAGTTGAACCGCCGGACGGCCGAGCAGATCGTGCTGGAGATCCTGCGGCGCGTCCCGGTCCCCGACCCGTCCGCTCAGGCATGGCGGACACCCGGTCAGCAGCCGCCCGGCGTACGGGGGTTGTGATGTCCGAGGGGGGCGGCGAGGGGACGGCGGAGCACAGCGGACTGCGGGCGGCCCTCGGGGGGCTGACGACACGGGGCAGATCGTTCCTGGCAGCCGGGCTGGCTGCCGTGGCGTGCTCCTACCTCCTGGGGCAGCCGGATCTGCTGCGGGTCGGGCTGCTGCTCGCCGCCCTCCCGCTGGTGTGCGTCCTGGTGCTGCACCGCACCCGCTACCGGGTCGCGGGCAACCGTACGCTCTCCCCCGCCCGGGTGCCCGCGACCGCCGAGTCCCGGGTCCGGCTGCGGATGGAGAACGTCTCCCGGCTGCCGACGGGCGTGCTGATGCTCCAGGACCGGGTGCCCTACGTCCTCGGCCCCCGGCCGCGCTTCGTCCTGGACCGGGTCGAGCCCGGCGGCCGCCGCGAGGTCTCCTACCGCGTACGCGCCGACCTGCGCGGACGCTACCCGCTGGGGCCGCTGCAGCTGCGGCTCTCCGATCCGTTCGGGATGTGCGAGCTGACCCGCTCGTTCAGCACCGTCGACACCCTGACGGTGGTGCCGCGGGTCGAACCGCTGCCGCCGGTGCGGCTGGCCGGCGAGGCCGCCGGGTACGGCGACGGGCGCCAGCGCTCCCTGGCGCTGGCCGGTGAGGACGACCTCATTCCGCGCGGCTACCGGCACGGCGACGATCTGCGCCGGGTCCACTGGCGCTCCACCGCGCGCCACGGCGAGCTGATGGTCCGCAGGGAGGAGCAGCCGCAGAAGGCGCGCTGCACGGTCCTGCTCGACACCCGCGCCGTCGCCCACCCCGGGGCGGGTCCCGACTCGGCTTTCGAGTGGGCGGTGGCGGGCGCCGCTTCGGCCGCGGCACACCTCCTGGAGCGCGGCTTCGCGGTGCGGCTGCTGACCGACACCGGCACCTCGGTGCCCGGTCCCGACAGCGCCGGCGGCTTCGCGGGCGGGGACGGATCCGCCGACGCCGTGGGCCTGCTGCTGGACACCCTCGCGGTCGTGGACCACTCGGAGGCAGAGGGGCTGTCGGCGGCCTACGACGCCGTGCGCGCCGGAGACGAAGGCGTGCTGATCGCCTTCTTCGGCGATCTGGACGAGGAGCAGGCGGCGGTCGCCGGACGGATACGGCAGCGCTGCGGCGCGGCCGTCGCCTTCGTCCTGGACGGCGACGCCTGGACGCGGGGCCCCGGTGGGATCAGATTCGCCGCCGGCCAGGTGCCTGTGGCCGAACGGGTGCGGCTGCTGCGCCGGGCGGGCTGGACGGCACTGCCGGTGACTCCCGGCGACGCGCTCGCCGACCTGTGGCGCGCGGCCGCGGACCGTGCCGGGGCGGAGCCTCAGCGCCCGGCCGACGCAAGCGCGCCGGAGACGGTGGCCGGGGGCCGGTCATGAACGGGGGCGTGGAGATCGGCCGGGTGACGGACAAGCGGCTGCGCGGGGACGGGTGGCCGGGTGCCCCCACCCCCCGCGGCCGGGTCGGCGGACCGTACGGGCGGTGCCCCGGTCCCGAGGGAAACGAGGCACGGGCATGAGCGGCCGGGCGCGGCTGGCGGTGTGCGCGGCGGTGGCCACCCTGTGTGCCGCCGGTGCGCTGCTGCCGCTGGTGGATCCGATCACCTGGGTGTTCGAGGCAGCGATCCTGCTTGCCCTCATGAGCGGCGTGGGCGCGGCGGCCCGCCGGGTGCCCCTCGCCGGGCCGCTGACCATCGGCGTCCAGGCCCTGGCCGCCGTGCTGCTGATGACCCTGCTGTTCGTCAGGGACGAGGCGGTCCTCGGGCTGCTGCCCGGCCCGGACGCCCTCGCGGAATTCGGCCGGCTGCTGCAGGACGGCGTGAGCGACGTCGGCCGGTACGCCATTCCCGCCCCCGTCACCCCCGGCATCCGGTTGCTGCTCGTCCTGGGCGTGCTGGTGATCGGCCTGGCGGTGGACGCGCTGGCGGTCACCTACCGCAGCGCCGCGCCCGCCGGGCTGCCGCTGCTCGCGCTGTACTCCGTGGCGGCGGGACTGTCCCAGGGCGGCGCGGGCTGGCTGCTGTTCCTGATCGCGGCGGCCGGCTATCTGCTGCTTCTGCTGGCCGAGGGCCGCGACCGGCTCTCCCAGTGGGGCCGGGTGTTCGGCGGTCCGGGCGCCGGAGCGGGCCGGCCGGGCGGCGGACGGGGGTTCGCGGCCGGCACCGACGCGCCGGCGTCCGCCCCGGTCCGTACGGGCCGCAGGATCGGCGCGATGGCGCTCGGGCTCGCCGTGGTGGTGCCCGCCGTGCTGCCCTCCCTCGGCGGCGGGTTGCTGGGCACCTCCGGCAACGGCACGGGCCCCGGCGGCGGTGGCACGATCTCCGCGGTGAACCCACTGGTGTCGCTGCAGGACAGCCTCAACCAGCCCGAGGACAAAGAAGTCCTCAACTACCGCACGACCGCCTCCGACACCCGCGATCTGTATCTGCGGATCGTCGCCCTCGACCAGTTCGACGGCACGACCTGGAAGCCGTCCGAGCGCACGGTCACGGACGTCCCCGAGCAGCTTCCGCGACCGCCCGGCCTGAGCTCCGCGGTCGACCTCAACCGGATCAACACCTCCATCTCGACCGCCGGATGGTACGCCCAGAACTGGCTGCCGCTCCCCTATCCGGCGTCCAGGGTGGACATCTCCGGGCGCTGGCGCTTCGAGCCCCAGGGCCGCACCCTCGTCGGGGACCGCGGGCAGAACACCCACGGGCTGCAGTACCAGGTCGAGAGCCTGCAGGTGCGGCCCACCTCCGGGCAGCTGGCCGCCGCGCCGGCGCCGCCCGCCGACCTGCTGCGCGAGTACACCAAGGTCCCGGACTCGCTGCCGCCCGTCGTCCGCGACACCGCCCGCCGGGTCACCCGCGGCGCACCGACCACCTACGCCAAGGCCGTCAAGCTGCAGGACTGGTTCGCGCTCAACGGCGGCTTCAGCTACAACACGGACGTCCGGGCGGGCAGCGGTTCCGAGGCCATTGCGCGGTTCCTGCGGCAGAAGGAGGGCTTCTGCGTCCACTTCTCCTTCTCGATGGCGGCGATGGCGCGGACGCTGGGCATCCCGGCCCGGGTCGCGGTCGGTTTCACCCCGGGCACCAAGCAGCCCGACGGCACGACCTCGGTCGGCCTCAAGGACGCACACGCCTGGCCCGAGCTGTACTTCCAGGGCATCGGCTGGACCCGCTTCGAGCCGACCCCGAGCCGCGGCAGCATCCCTGACTACGCGTCCCCCGACACCCCGGGCGCGGCCGATCCCGGCAGCCCTGACCCGGTGCCCTCCCGGTCCGCGGCCCCCTCGGAGGAGCCGTCCGCCGACCCGTCGTGCGGCCCCGGCCAACAGCGGTCCGGCCCGGGCTCCGGTTCCGGCCCGGGATCCGGTTCAGGGTGCCTCACGCTGCCCGCTGAGAGCGGGAGCACCCGCCCGCCGGAGGACGGCTCGTCCCTCTGGGCGGCCACCGGTATCGCGCTGGCAGCCCTGCTGGTCCTGCTGCTGCCCGTGGTCCCGCTGCTGTGGCGGCTGCGGACGCGGTCCGGACGGCTGGCGGACGCCGGCCCGGACGGGGACGTCGGGGCGGGCACCCTCGCCGCCTGGCGGGAGCTGCAGGACACCGCCTGGGACTTCGGCATCCTGCCGGACGAGTCGCTGACTCCGCGCAGGGCGGCCGCGCGGATCATCCGTCTCGGAGAGCTGCCACCGGAGCCCGCCGCGGCCGCCCAGCGCGTTGCGGCGGCGGTGGAGCAGGTCCTGTACGCACCGCAACCGCAGCCGGTGTCCGGACTCGCCGCGGAGGTGCAACAGGTGCGGGCCGGGTTGCGGGACGGCGCGACCCGTGGTGTGCGGCTGCGCGCCCAGCTCGCCCCGCGTTCGGCGGCGCGGCTCCGTTGGGCCTGGTCAGCGCGCTGGACGGGGTGGCTGGTCCGGTGTCGCAGCAGTCGGCCGGTGGCCTCGGTACGGCGTGCGGCGGCCGCCGTCCGGCCGGGCCGGCAGCGGGCATGACCACGAGGCCCGCCGCAGGTGCCTCCCGAAGCGCCGGAACGCCGGGCTCAGCGCGAAAGCAATGAGCCCGGCTCGGCCTTTGGCGAGTGGAGAAGGCCCGGCGGAAAGAGCGGCGCGGAGAGCAAGGAGAAAACAGCGGGAAGAAATGCCGGAAAAGCAGCAGGAGAAATGGATTCGGAAAAGAAAGGCGGGAGTAACTGCTGAAGCTCGATCGGGCTCACCGGAGCGGGGCCCTTTGAACCCCGTCCGGGCAGTCCAGCGGTTGCGCTCCCCGCCCCGTCGGCTCAAAGGGCCTGCTGTTCCTCAGCGACCCTGGTTACTCAGCGACCCTGCTGTTACTCAGTAGCTGGAGGTTGCTAGCTGGAGGTTGCTCAATGGCCCTGCGGTTGCTCAGTGGCCCTGCTGTTCGTCCCTGCGCCGCTGCCAGCGGTCCTCGATGCGGTTCATCATCGAGCGCCGCTGCCTGGCCTGTCGGCGCGCCGGTGCACCACCTCCGGAACCCGCGCCGGACTGCTGCGCACCTGGCTTGGGGGCCTTGCGCCAGCCCGTGACCGCCAGCACTGCGCAGCCGAGCATGACGAGGAATCCCACCACGCTGATCCAGATCTGCTGCGCGACCATGCCGGCCATGAGCAGGGCGATACCCACCAGGAAGCCCGCGACCGCTTGGTAGACCCGTCGCCGGGTATACGTACGCAGCCCGCTTCCCTCAAGCGCTGTCGCGAACTTGGGATCTTCGGCGTACAGCGCTCGCTCCATTTGCTCGAGCATGCGCTGCTCGTGCTCCGAGAGCGGCACGGAGTCCTCCTACTCGTCGGTCGCGGGGGCGACCGGGGTGCGACCCTTTCAGGATAGGCAGGGAATCGTCCCCGTGAAACCCGCCCCTCGACGCCAATTCACTGTCCGGGCCGCCGCGGCGACCGGTGGTGATGCTGCCTGCATTCCCCACTCGCCTGTCCGCCATGCCGGAACGTCGTACCCCGATCATACGGGGCGAAGGGGCTGATCGGGTGGTCTGTGGCCGACTGCACGCGGTAGCCGGGTGTGCCGGGTGGGTCAGTCGCGCTCGGCGAGGACGTGCAACTGCGTGGCCACGGAGTGGAAGGCGGGCTGTTCGGCCGCGGCCGCTTCGAGCTTCAGCAGGGCGTCCATGGCGCCCGGCTCGGTGTCGACGAGCACCCCGGGGACGAGGTCGGCGAAGACCCGCACGCCGTGCACCGCTCCGACCTGCAGACCCGTGGCGGACACCAGGTCGGTGAGCTGGTCGGCGGTGAACCGGCGCGGCATCGGGTCGCCCTCGCCCCAGCGTCCGGACGGGTCGGTGAGGGCCTGGTGGGCCTCGGTGAAGTGGCCCGCGAGGGCGCGTGCGAGGACCGCGCCGCCCAGACCGGCCGCGAGCAGGCTGAGGGTGCCGGCCGGGCGCAGCGCGTCGACGGCGTTGCGGACGCCCTCGGCCGGATCGTCGACGTACTCCAGCACGCCGTGGCAGAGCACGACGTCATGGCCGCCGCGCTCGACGACGTCGAACAGGCCGTGGGCGTCGCCCTGCACCGCGCGTACCCGGTCGGCGACGCCCGCCTCCGCGGCGCGGCGCTCCAGGGCGAAGAGGGCGTTGGGGCTGGGGTCGACGA is a genomic window of Streptomyces sp. Edi2 containing:
- a CDS encoding DUF3040 domain-containing protein, whose protein sequence is MPLSEHEQRMLEQMERALYAEDPKFATALEGSGLRTYTRRRVYQAVAGFLVGIALLMAGMVAQQIWISVVGFLVMLGCAVLAVTGWRKAPKPGAQQSGAGSGGGAPARRQARQRRSMMNRIEDRWQRRRDEQQGH
- a CDS encoding methyltransferase, giving the protein MSDPLRPRASLRTAVVWDVLKGALERRVKAAGRDALDVLDTGGGTGNFAVPVARLGHRVTVVDPSPNALFALERRAAEAGVADRVRAVQGDAHGLFDVVERGGHDVVLCHGVLEYVDDPAEGVRNAVDALRPAGTLSLLAAGLGGAVLARALAGHFTEAHQALTDPSGRWGEGDPMPRRFTADQLTDLVSATGLQVGAVHGVRVFADLVPGVLVDTEPGAMDALLKLEAAAAEQPAFHSVATQLHVLAERD
- a CDS encoding MoxR family ATPase, with protein sequence MGAQPTAGGDLITTAERVHRSVEGVIEGKPEVVRLALTVLLAEGHLLIEDVPGVGKTMLAKALARSIDCSVRRIQFTPDLLPSDITGVSIFDQQQRDFEFKPGAIFSQIVIGDEINRASPKTQSALLESMEERQVTMDGQTYELPTPFMVVATQNPVEMEGTYPLPEAQRDRFMARVSIGYPSPSAELQMLDVHGGASPLDDLQPVAHAHEIVKLIEAVRTVHVAETVRRYTVDLVAATRSHPELRLGASPRATLHLMRAAKASAALMGREYALPDDVQSLAVAVLAHRLLPTAQAQLNRRTAEQIVLEILRRVPVPDPSAQAWRTPGQQPPGVRGL
- a CDS encoding transglutaminaseTgpA domain-containing protein, whose amino-acid sequence is MSGRARLAVCAAVATLCAAGALLPLVDPITWVFEAAILLALMSGVGAAARRVPLAGPLTIGVQALAAVLLMTLLFVRDEAVLGLLPGPDALAEFGRLLQDGVSDVGRYAIPAPVTPGIRLLLVLGVLVIGLAVDALAVTYRSAAPAGLPLLALYSVAAGLSQGGAGWLLFLIAAAGYLLLLLAEGRDRLSQWGRVFGGPGAGAGRPGGGRGFAAGTDAPASAPVRTGRRIGAMALGLAVVVPAVLPSLGGGLLGTSGNGTGPGGGGTISAVNPLVSLQDSLNQPEDKEVLNYRTTASDTRDLYLRIVALDQFDGTTWKPSERTVTDVPEQLPRPPGLSSAVDLNRINTSISTAGWYAQNWLPLPYPASRVDISGRWRFEPQGRTLVGDRGQNTHGLQYQVESLQVRPTSGQLAAAPAPPADLLREYTKVPDSLPPVVRDTARRVTRGAPTTYAKAVKLQDWFALNGGFSYNTDVRAGSGSEAIARFLRQKEGFCVHFSFSMAAMARTLGIPARVAVGFTPGTKQPDGTTSVGLKDAHAWPELYFQGIGWTRFEPTPSRGSIPDYASPDTPGAADPGSPDPVPSRSAAPSEEPSADPSCGPGQQRSGPGSGSGPGSGSGCLTLPAESGSTRPPEDGSSLWAATGIALAALLVLLLPVVPLLWRLRTRSGRLADAGPDGDVGAGTLAAWRELQDTAWDFGILPDESLTPRRAAARIIRLGELPPEPAAAAQRVAAAVEQVLYAPQPQPVSGLAAEVQQVRAGLRDGATRGVRLRAQLAPRSAARLRWAWSARWTGWLVRCRSSRPVASVRRAAAAVRPGRQRA
- a CDS encoding DUF58 domain-containing protein — encoded protein: MSEGGGEGTAEHSGLRAALGGLTTRGRSFLAAGLAAVACSYLLGQPDLLRVGLLLAALPLVCVLVLHRTRYRVAGNRTLSPARVPATAESRVRLRMENVSRLPTGVLMLQDRVPYVLGPRPRFVLDRVEPGGRREVSYRVRADLRGRYPLGPLQLRLSDPFGMCELTRSFSTVDTLTVVPRVEPLPPVRLAGEAAGYGDGRQRSLALAGEDDLIPRGYRHGDDLRRVHWRSTARHGELMVRREEQPQKARCTVLLDTRAVAHPGAGPDSAFEWAVAGAASAAAHLLERGFAVRLLTDTGTSVPGPDSAGGFAGGDGSADAVGLLLDTLAVVDHSEAEGLSAAYDAVRAGDEGVLIAFFGDLDEEQAAVAGRIRQRCGAAVAFVLDGDAWTRGPGGIRFAAGQVPVAERVRLLRRAGWTALPVTPGDALADLWRAAADRAGAEPQRPADASAPETVAGGRS
- a CDS encoding carbonic anhydrase, with the translated sequence MPIPASQPLPSSDGVTGTRAGDSVTDGLVEANRRYAEAFTDPGMDARPVQKVAVVACMDARLDLHKALGLELGDCHTIRNAGGVVTDDIIRSLTISQRALGTRSVVLIHHTGCGLLSLTEDFRHDLAAEVGQRPTWAVEAFKDLDEDVRQSMERVRTSPFLPHTDDVRGFVFDVTTGLLREIDPQR